Proteins encoded within one genomic window of Guyparkeria hydrothermalis:
- a CDS encoding aldolase catalytic domain-containing protein encodes MYFLDCTLRDGGYYNTWDFSTDVIHQYLDAMQAAGVDVVELGFRSLKNNGFKGPCAFTTDHFIQSLSIPDGLAIAVMVNASELVGDVPQDEALERLFPVPADESPVNLVRIACHVHEFKAALPAARWLNERGYRAAFNLMQVSDRTEEEIKSLAREAKEYPLEALYFADSMGSMTPGQTAQIIGWLRSEWGGDLGVHTHDNQGLALSNTLRALDEGVNWVDSTVTGMGRGPGNARTEELAVEIAERRGKSANMVPLMSLLREYFKPMQRQYGWGTNPYYYLAGKYGIHPTYIQEMLSDSRYEEEDVLAVIEHLRVEGGKKFSLNTLDAARHFYAGEPKGQWTPRERFEGRDVLLLGTGPGVTRHRDALERHIREHRPLVMALNTQGAIDAELIDLRVACHPVRLLADCDAHTQLPQPLITPYSMLPENVQASLREKDVLDFGLQVQTGTFDFSDTYCVAPTSLVMAYAFAIAVSGQANCIYMAGFDGYAGEDPRNEEMNRVVKQYHASDSTVPLIAVTPSRYDVAKKSIHGLIT; translated from the coding sequence ATGTATTTTCTTGATTGCACTCTCCGTGACGGCGGCTACTACAACACCTGGGATTTCTCCACGGATGTGATCCATCAGTACCTCGATGCGATGCAGGCCGCCGGGGTCGACGTGGTGGAGCTGGGCTTCCGGTCGTTGAAGAACAACGGGTTCAAGGGCCCCTGCGCCTTCACGACCGACCACTTCATACAGAGCCTCTCGATTCCCGACGGGCTGGCCATCGCGGTCATGGTGAATGCGAGCGAACTGGTCGGTGACGTGCCCCAGGACGAAGCGCTGGAGCGGCTGTTCCCGGTCCCGGCGGACGAATCGCCGGTGAACCTGGTGCGCATCGCCTGCCACGTGCATGAATTCAAGGCAGCACTGCCGGCGGCTCGCTGGCTCAATGAGCGCGGGTACCGGGCCGCATTCAACCTGATGCAGGTCTCCGATCGCACCGAGGAAGAGATCAAGTCACTGGCTCGCGAAGCCAAGGAATATCCCCTCGAAGCGCTCTACTTCGCGGACAGCATGGGGAGCATGACCCCGGGGCAGACCGCGCAAATCATCGGCTGGTTGCGCAGCGAGTGGGGCGGAGACCTGGGTGTCCACACGCACGATAACCAGGGTCTGGCGCTCTCCAACACGCTCCGTGCCTTGGACGAGGGAGTGAACTGGGTCGACTCCACCGTGACCGGCATGGGCCGCGGCCCGGGCAATGCCCGCACGGAAGAACTGGCCGTCGAGATTGCCGAGCGGCGTGGCAAGTCCGCCAACATGGTGCCGCTGATGTCGCTGCTGCGCGAGTACTTCAAGCCGATGCAGCGCCAGTACGGCTGGGGCACCAATCCGTACTACTACCTGGCCGGCAAATACGGCATTCACCCCACCTATATCCAGGAGATGCTCAGCGACTCGCGGTACGAGGAAGAAGACGTGCTGGCGGTCATCGAGCACCTGCGCGTGGAAGGGGGCAAGAAGTTCAGCCTCAACACGCTGGACGCTGCGCGGCATTTTTACGCCGGGGAGCCGAAAGGCCAGTGGACGCCTCGCGAGCGCTTCGAGGGGCGAGACGTGCTGTTGCTCGGCACCGGGCCGGGCGTGACCCGCCATCGCGACGCCCTGGAGCGCCATATTCGCGAGCACCGGCCGCTGGTCATGGCCCTGAACACCCAGGGCGCGATTGATGCCGAGCTGATCGACCTGCGTGTGGCATGTCACCCGGTGCGCCTGCTGGCGGACTGTGATGCACATACCCAGCTGCCGCAGCCACTGATCACGCCGTATTCGATGCTGCCTGAAAACGTTCAGGCCTCCCTGCGCGAGAAGGACGTACTGGATTTCGGTCTCCAGGTGCAGACCGGCACGTTCGATTTCTCCGATACCTACTGCGTCGCGCCCACGTCACTGGTCATGGCCTACGCATTCGCCATCGCGGTCAGCGGGCAGGCGAACTGCATCTACATGGCCGGGTTCGACGGTTATGCGGGCGAAGACCCACGAAACGAAGAGATGAATCGGGTGGTCAAGCAGTACCACGCTTCCGATTCCACCGTTCCCCTCATTGCGGTTACGCCATCCCGCTATGACGTGGCCAAGAAGAGTATTCACGGACTCATCACATGA
- a CDS encoding cytidylyltransferase domain-containing protein: protein MTDKVTCFLPCRAGSQRVTRKNIKPFAGFEFGLIEVKLRQLLAADAIDEVVLTTNDDDILAFGESLNEPRLRLHKRIEALSSSKTSTDQLVGHALDLIPEGHILWTHVTSPFITEEHYDRIIRSYRDQLERGYDSLMTTTSIHGFLWQYERPINYDRDVEKWPRTQTLPAVHEVNSGVFLASADIYRDLADRIGDKPYLYELDKFTSHDIDWPEDFAVAECLVEKDLIKI from the coding sequence ATGACAGACAAAGTTACCTGCTTCCTGCCCTGCCGAGCGGGCAGCCAACGCGTCACGCGCAAGAACATCAAGCCCTTCGCCGGGTTCGAGTTCGGTCTGATCGAAGTGAAGCTTCGACAGCTGCTGGCTGCCGATGCGATCGATGAAGTGGTCCTGACCACCAACGATGACGACATTCTTGCCTTCGGCGAGTCGCTGAACGAACCGCGCCTGCGGTTGCACAAGCGCATCGAGGCCCTGTCATCGAGCAAGACCAGCACGGACCAGTTGGTCGGCCACGCGCTCGACCTGATTCCGGAGGGCCACATCCTCTGGACGCACGTGACGTCTCCCTTCATTACCGAAGAACACTACGACCGGATCATCCGGTCCTATCGGGACCAGCTGGAGCGGGGTTACGACTCGCTCATGACGACGACCTCGATTCACGGTTTTCTTTGGCAGTACGAAAGGCCCATCAATTACGACCGTGATGTCGAGAAATGGCCCCGGACCCAGACGTTGCCGGCCGTTCACGAGGTGAACAGCGGCGTCTTCCTGGCATCCGCGGACATTTATCGGGATCTCGCGGACCGGATCGGTGACAAGCCTTATCTGTATGAACTGGACAAATTTACCAGCCACGACATCGACTGGCCCGAAGACTTTGCGGTGGCCGAGTGTCTGGTGGAAAAAGATCTCATCAAAATTTAG
- a CDS encoding HAD family hydrolase, with amino-acid sequence MSYSKYRTLVFDCDGVVLDSNRCKTDAFYQATLPYGEAAAQAMVDYHRANGGISRYTKFARFLEEIVPQHAAGADGPDLDGLLENYASEVRQGLMQCQVAPGLQALREETPDARWLIVSGGDQNELRDVFAERGLSELFDGGIFGSPDTKDEILARELDTRLIREPALFLGDSKYDHEAASAAGFDFVFLSGWTEVPEWEEWVASNQITTHENLAEFGRG; translated from the coding sequence ATGTCGTATTCAAAGTACCGGACGCTGGTGTTCGACTGCGATGGCGTCGTGTTGGACTCCAATCGCTGCAAGACCGACGCGTTTTATCAGGCCACGCTGCCTTACGGCGAGGCGGCCGCGCAGGCAATGGTCGACTATCACCGGGCCAATGGCGGGATATCGCGCTACACCAAGTTCGCCCGCTTTCTCGAGGAGATCGTCCCGCAGCACGCGGCAGGTGCTGACGGCCCCGATCTGGATGGGCTGCTGGAGAACTACGCCAGCGAGGTCCGCCAGGGGCTGATGCAATGCCAGGTGGCGCCCGGACTGCAAGCGTTGCGCGAGGAGACCCCCGACGCTCGCTGGCTGATCGTGTCCGGTGGCGATCAGAACGAACTGCGTGACGTATTTGCCGAACGCGGACTGTCAGAGCTGTTCGACGGTGGGATTTTCGGCAGCCCGGATACCAAGGACGAGATCCTCGCTCGCGAACTGGATACGCGTTTGATTCGGGAGCCGGCGCTGTTCCTGGGCGACAGCAAGTACGACCACGAGGCGGCCAGTGCCGCCGGTTTCGACTTCGTCTTCCTGAGTGGCTGGACCGAAGTGCCTGAATGGGAAGAGTGGGTTGCGTCCAACCAGATCACCACCCACGAAAATCTGGCCGAATTCGGCCGCGGTTAG
- a CDS encoding phosphomannomutase, which translates to MHGESNVQAILGKSQIEFGTSGARGLVEQFTDEVCAAFTTAFLVVMREQAEVTHVAIGMDRRPSSPAMAAACSAAARALGVKVVDYGVLPTPALALQAMADGVPAIMITGSHIPFDRNGIKFYRPEGEITKADERAIMSVAAELPALGESLRETVSDAAKQRYFSRYAEWFPGQPLSGRRIGLYQHSAAGRDLSQEVLEGLGAQVIALGRSEEFVPVDTEAVSDEDRALARDWAAEHQLDALLTTDGDGDRPLLADEQGVWLRGDITGLLCARELGIQALAVPVSCNTAIEGCNAFDEVLRTRIGSPYVLAGMEGLAGKHLRVAGFEANGGFLLGTPVEEGDRRLDPLPTRDALLPALTLMVAAAREDKPLSALVDGLPARYTASDRLKAFPTEHSQALLAEWRADLAAMQQALGLEPAVSRIDDTDGLRAVMANGEVVHLRPSGNAPELRCYAESDCPNRAEALVANVLERLVR; encoded by the coding sequence TTGCACGGCGAATCTAATGTTCAGGCGATTCTCGGGAAGAGTCAGATCGAATTCGGCACCAGTGGTGCACGCGGTCTGGTGGAGCAGTTCACCGACGAGGTCTGTGCGGCCTTCACGACCGCGTTTCTCGTCGTGATGCGGGAGCAGGCCGAGGTGACTCATGTGGCGATCGGCATGGACCGACGCCCGAGCAGCCCGGCGATGGCGGCCGCGTGCAGTGCGGCTGCCCGGGCTCTCGGTGTGAAGGTGGTCGATTACGGGGTGCTGCCCACCCCGGCGCTGGCGTTGCAGGCCATGGCCGATGGCGTGCCCGCGATCATGATCACCGGCAGTCATATCCCCTTCGATCGCAACGGCATCAAGTTCTACCGTCCGGAAGGCGAGATCACCAAGGCGGACGAACGGGCAATCATGAGTGTCGCGGCCGAATTGCCGGCGCTCGGTGAGAGCCTTCGGGAAACGGTCAGCGATGCTGCCAAGCAGCGCTACTTCTCCCGCTATGCCGAGTGGTTTCCGGGACAGCCGCTGTCCGGCCGGCGCATCGGTCTCTATCAGCACTCCGCGGCTGGGCGCGACCTTAGCCAGGAGGTGCTCGAGGGGCTGGGTGCCCAGGTGATTGCCCTCGGCCGGAGCGAGGAGTTCGTCCCGGTGGATACCGAGGCCGTCAGTGACGAGGATCGCGCGCTTGCCCGCGACTGGGCGGCCGAACATCAGCTCGATGCGCTCCTGACCACCGATGGCGACGGCGACCGTCCGCTGCTGGCCGATGAGCAGGGCGTGTGGTTGCGCGGCGATATCACCGGGCTGCTGTGTGCACGCGAGCTGGGTATTCAGGCCCTGGCCGTGCCGGTCAGCTGCAATACCGCGATCGAAGGCTGCAACGCATTCGATGAAGTCCTGCGGACCCGCATCGGGTCCCCCTACGTGCTGGCAGGCATGGAGGGCCTGGCCGGCAAGCACCTGCGGGTGGCTGGCTTCGAGGCAAACGGCGGATTTCTTCTGGGCACCCCGGTCGAGGAGGGCGATCGCCGCCTGGACCCTCTGCCCACGCGTGATGCGCTCCTGCCGGCCCTGACGCTGATGGTGGCGGCCGCTCGCGAGGACAAGCCGTTGTCGGCCCTGGTCGACGGCTTGCCGGCACGCTATACCGCCAGTGACCGTCTCAAGGCGTTTCCTACCGAACACAGCCAGGCGCTGCTGGCCGAGTGGCGTGCCGACCTGGCCGCCATGCAGCAGGCGTTGGGACTGGAGCCTGCCGTTTCCCGAATCGATGACACCGATGGCCTGCGTGCCGTCATGGCGAACGGGGAGGTCGTGCACCTGCGCCCGTCCGGTAACGCGCCGGAACTGCGTTGTTACGCCGAGTCGGATTGCCCCAACCGCGCCGAGGCCCTGGTCGCCAACGTACTGGAGAGGCTCGTACGGTAA